The following proteins come from a genomic window of Edaphobacter sp. 4G125:
- a CDS encoding glycerate kinase type-2 family protein produces MQDVRHEILKIAQYALDTSRVERAIPERIHFTDGLMQVDGSSCCLREFERCVVIAMGKAADPMVTSFLACSGEEVKRFEGIIVAPDPVTLPSEKFIAFHAGHPTPNAGSVQAAEAILEKLKPLTERDLVVFLISGGGSSLVEQFLDPKTSLETIAATHKALVESGAPITAINAIRKHLSAVKGGRLAAAAAPAKQLTIAVSDVPAGRLDALSSGPTTPDESTLADVYAAVDRYGLMNRLPASVAAQFAERSLVETPKPGDAVFARSRWSILLDSTSLEAAAGKRAAELGWHVAVDNTCDDWDAKDAARYLVDRLRELRRTQQRVCLLSAGEVTVTVPHGANGSGGRNQHFVLETSRLIVNDEIAVLSMGSDGVDGNSPAAGGIADGTTMDRAVRQGYSVEQALAAFDSYPLLMRLEDAIVTGPTGNNLRDLRVLLAP; encoded by the coding sequence ATGCAAGATGTACGTCATGAGATTCTCAAGATCGCACAATACGCCCTGGATACTTCGCGGGTAGAGCGGGCAATTCCGGAACGAATTCATTTTACCGATGGACTCATGCAGGTAGATGGTTCTTCTTGTTGTCTGCGAGAGTTTGAGCGCTGTGTTGTGATAGCGATGGGAAAGGCAGCGGATCCCATGGTCACATCGTTCCTTGCATGCAGCGGCGAAGAGGTAAAGCGTTTTGAAGGAATCATCGTCGCTCCTGATCCGGTCACGCTTCCCTCAGAGAAGTTCATTGCTTTTCACGCAGGTCATCCAACTCCAAACGCCGGTTCAGTTCAGGCCGCCGAAGCCATTCTTGAGAAGTTAAAGCCTCTTACGGAACGCGATCTGGTGGTCTTCCTCATCAGCGGTGGCGGTTCGTCGCTGGTGGAACAGTTCCTCGATCCGAAAACGTCGCTCGAAACCATCGCCGCAACCCACAAAGCGCTGGTGGAGAGTGGCGCGCCGATTACGGCGATCAACGCGATACGGAAGCACCTTTCGGCCGTCAAGGGAGGAAGACTGGCTGCTGCCGCCGCTCCTGCGAAGCAGCTAACGATCGCAGTCTCCGATGTGCCTGCGGGAAGGCTGGATGCCTTGTCCTCCGGCCCGACGACTCCCGACGAGAGCACGCTTGCGGATGTTTATGCTGCTGTGGACCGCTATGGCTTGATGAATCGTCTTCCGGCCAGTGTTGCTGCTCAGTTTGCAGAACGTTCACTCGTGGAGACACCGAAGCCAGGGGATGCTGTTTTTGCGCGCTCGCGCTGGTCAATTCTGTTGGACAGTACATCGCTCGAAGCTGCTGCGGGGAAGCGGGCGGCAGAGCTTGGCTGGCATGTGGCGGTCGACAATACCTGCGACGACTGGGATGCAAAAGACGCGGCTCGCTATCTCGTCGATCGTCTGCGGGAGTTGCGCCGAACACAGCAGCGCGTCTGCTTACTCTCCGCCGGCGAGGTCACAGTTACAGTTCCGCATGGAGCGAATGGCTCTGGCGGCAGAAATCAGCATTTTGTCCTGGAGACGAGCCGTTTGATCGTCAACGACGAGATCGCTGTGCTCAGCATGGGAAGCGATGGCGTCGATGGCAACAGTCCCGCCGCTGGAGGAATCGCGGATGGAACGACGATGGATCGCGCAGTGCGGCAGGGCTACTCGGTTGAGCAGGCTCTGGCCGCGTTCGATAGCTATCCGTTGTTAATGCGTCTGGAAGACGCAATCGTTACAGGTCCAACAGGAAATAATCTGCGCGATCTGCGTGTGTTGCTTGCGCCATAA
- a CDS encoding NAD(P)-dependent alcohol dehydrogenase: protein MIATKGYAAQAATTPLAPFAYEHREPGDHDVSIDVQFCGICHSDIHQARNEWGNSLYPMVPGHEVIGTVARVGSKVTKFKVGDLVGVGCMVDSCGECASCKDSEQQYCERGQTVYTYNSRGKDGNLTWGGYGNHIVVEEGFVLSVPKNLDPAATAPLLCAGITTYSPLKHWNAGPGKKVGIVGLGGLGHMGLKFSHAFGAKTVLFTTSASKIEDAKKLGADEVILTKAEGWAAKHAGTFDFILDCVSADHDLNTYLSLLKRDGTLCLVGAPEKPASVSAFSVLGRKNLSGSMIGGIRETQEMLDFCGKHNIVSDIEMTSFPKVNEAWERVLKSDVKYRFVLDLKTL from the coding sequence ATGATTGCAACTAAGGGATACGCTGCTCAGGCGGCGACAACTCCTCTGGCTCCTTTTGCCTACGAGCACCGTGAACCGGGTGACCATGATGTGTCGATCGATGTGCAATTCTGCGGAATCTGTCACTCGGATATTCATCAGGCGCGGAATGAGTGGGGTAATTCGCTCTATCCGATGGTTCCAGGCCATGAGGTGATTGGAACAGTAGCCCGGGTGGGCTCGAAGGTGACGAAGTTCAAGGTAGGTGACCTGGTGGGCGTGGGCTGCATGGTGGACTCCTGTGGCGAATGTGCTTCCTGCAAAGACAGCGAGCAGCAGTACTGCGAGCGCGGCCAAACCGTCTACACCTACAATTCCCGCGGCAAGGACGGCAACCTTACCTGGGGTGGTTACGGCAACCACATCGTTGTGGAGGAGGGTTTTGTGCTCTCCGTTCCGAAGAATCTCGATCCTGCCGCCACCGCTCCGCTGCTGTGTGCTGGAATTACGACTTATTCTCCTTTGAAGCACTGGAACGCGGGTCCCGGCAAAAAAGTTGGCATCGTTGGCCTGGGCGGACTCGGTCATATGGGCTTGAAGTTTTCGCATGCGTTTGGCGCGAAGACAGTTCTGTTCACCACTTCGGCTTCGAAGATCGAGGATGCAAAAAAGCTCGGAGCTGACGAGGTGATCCTGACCAAGGCAGAGGGCTGGGCAGCCAAGCACGCCGGAACCTTTGACTTCATCCTCGACTGCGTCTCGGCCGATCATGATCTCAACACTTATCTTTCCTTGCTGAAGCGCGACGGGACGCTGTGCCTGGTAGGAGCTCCGGAGAAGCCTGCTTCGGTGTCGGCATTCTCGGTGCTAGGCAGAAAGAACCTTTCAGGCTCGATGATCGGCGGTATCCGCGAGACGCAGGAGATGCTGGACTTCTGCGGCAAGCACAACATCGTCTCGGATATCGAGATGACGAGCTTCCCGAAGGTGAATGAGGCCTGGGAGCGCGTGCTGAAGAGCGATGTGAAGTACCGGTTTGTGCTGGATCTGAAGACCTTGTAA
- a CDS encoding L-lactate permease has product MCAFLDAPRWAQNYDPAHHWLLSAAWAALPLCVLLVTMGVFRVKGHLAALAGLATALVVAIAIFHLPLHLSLLAAIYGTAYGLFPIAWIVFPVLFLYQLTHRSGSFTLLQQSMVGVTQDSRLQLLLIAFAFGAFFEGSAGFGTPVAICGTILIGLGFPPLQAAGLSLLANTAPVAFGGLGIPLVALHGITGLDTLLLSRVAARIIAPFCLLVPFWLICAYAGFAGMLEVWPAILVAGATYGLTMLLVATLHGPWLVDILSSGFTIFALLLLFRVWRPKRVLSPALEAVSPISRGSEERQRGAIWNAIQPWAILTLCLIFWGLPKWSQWLDSTTSVHFMIPGLHQAVLRMPPAVPTAAAEPAIFNFNWLSATGTGIFIAAIIAGFAMRLRPRVMAQTCVETFVSMRFTFITIAALMALGFVTRYAGMDATLGLAFARTGKLYPFFGTLIGWVGTASTGSDTSSNVLFGSLQKLTAQQLGISAFIMAAANTAGGVMGKMIAPQSIVVATTATDHYGKEGTLLRFVILHSFALACLAGLVVLLYTSVPVITNLVLR; this is encoded by the coding sequence GTGTGCGCCTTTCTCGATGCTCCTCGATGGGCGCAGAACTACGACCCTGCGCACCACTGGCTGCTCTCTGCAGCATGGGCCGCTTTGCCTCTCTGCGTTCTGCTAGTCACAATGGGCGTATTCCGCGTTAAAGGACACCTTGCGGCGCTTGCTGGACTGGCCACCGCCCTCGTCGTTGCAATCGCGATCTTCCATCTCCCCTTGCACCTAAGCTTGCTGGCTGCCATCTACGGAACCGCGTACGGGTTATTTCCGATTGCATGGATCGTCTTCCCGGTCCTGTTTCTCTATCAGCTCACTCACCGTTCTGGAAGTTTTACGCTGCTGCAACAGAGCATGGTGGGCGTTACACAGGACAGCCGACTGCAGCTACTGCTAATCGCCTTTGCCTTTGGAGCTTTTTTTGAAGGCTCAGCAGGGTTCGGGACTCCGGTCGCCATCTGCGGAACTATTTTGATCGGACTTGGATTCCCTCCACTCCAGGCCGCTGGGCTTTCTCTGCTGGCCAACACGGCTCCGGTTGCATTTGGTGGGCTCGGTATCCCCCTGGTCGCCCTGCACGGAATTACCGGACTGGATACGCTTCTGCTGTCGCGCGTAGCCGCCCGCATCATCGCTCCTTTCTGCCTGCTGGTTCCTTTCTGGCTGATCTGCGCCTATGCAGGCTTTGCCGGGATGCTTGAGGTCTGGCCCGCAATCCTGGTTGCGGGGGCAACCTATGGGCTCACCATGCTTCTGGTTGCAACGCTGCATGGCCCATGGCTGGTCGATATTCTGTCCTCTGGCTTCACCATCTTTGCGCTGTTGCTGCTGTTTCGCGTGTGGAGACCAAAGCGGGTCCTCAGTCCTGCGCTTGAGGCCGTCTCGCCCATCTCCCGCGGTTCAGAAGAACGGCAAAGAGGAGCAATCTGGAATGCCATTCAGCCCTGGGCCATCCTCACGCTTTGCCTGATCTTCTGGGGATTGCCGAAGTGGTCGCAGTGGCTGGACTCCACCACCAGCGTGCATTTCATGATCCCCGGACTTCATCAGGCTGTACTGCGCATGCCACCGGCTGTACCTACTGCTGCCGCCGAGCCCGCGATCTTCAACTTCAACTGGCTTTCGGCAACCGGAACAGGGATCTTTATCGCGGCGATCATCGCAGGCTTTGCGATGCGGCTTCGTCCTCGCGTCATGGCACAGACATGCGTGGAGACCTTCGTCTCCATGCGCTTCACCTTCATCACAATCGCAGCCCTGATGGCGCTCGGTTTCGTCACGCGCTATGCCGGCATGGACGCCACCCTGGGCCTCGCCTTTGCGCGCACCGGCAAACTCTATCCCTTCTTTGGAACCCTGATCGGTTGGGTTGGCACGGCCTCTACAGGTTCCGATACATCATCGAACGTCCTCTTTGGAAGCCTCCAGAAGCTCACGGCACAGCAGCTGGGCATCTCGGCCTTCATCATGGCAGCGGCAAATACGGCTGGCGGAGTGATGGGCAAGATGATCGCTCCGCAGAGCATCGTGGTTGCGACGACGGCCACCGATCACTACGGAAAAGAAGGCACGCTGCTACGCTTCGTCATCCTGCACAGTTTTGCGCTGGCCTGCCTGGCGGGACTTGTGGTGCTGCTCTATACCTCTGTCCCTGTTATTACGAACCTTGTGCTGCGTTGA
- a CDS encoding anthranilate synthase component II, which produces MVFVLDNYDSFTYNLVQYMGELGAEMVVKRNDELTPEEVEALGPDHILISPGPCTPQDAGISMELIRHFANAKKAVPILGVCLGHQAIGATFGGEVIRAPKLMHGKTSEVEHDGRTIFRGIPKTMTCTRYHSLIVSPKGLPKELEVSARTIDPKTGEETIMGLRHRELPIEGVQFHPESVLTSHGKEIIANFLKM; this is translated from the coding sequence ATGGTCTTCGTTCTGGATAATTACGATTCGTTTACCTACAACCTGGTGCAGTACATGGGTGAGCTGGGCGCCGAGATGGTCGTTAAACGCAACGACGAGCTGACGCCGGAGGAGGTGGAGGCGCTTGGGCCTGACCACATCCTGATCTCACCCGGACCCTGCACACCACAGGATGCAGGCATCAGCATGGAACTGATCCGTCACTTCGCCAATGCCAAAAAGGCCGTGCCGATTCTAGGGGTATGCCTTGGACATCAGGCCATCGGCGCAACGTTTGGGGGAGAGGTCATTCGCGCACCCAAGCTGATGCACGGCAAGACGAGCGAGGTGGAACACGACGGCCGCACCATCTTCCGGGGTATTCCGAAGACGATGACCTGCACGCGCTACCATTCGTTGATCGTGAGCCCGAAAGGCCTGCCAAAAGAGCTGGAAGTTTCGGCCCGCACCATCGATCCGAAGACAGGCGAAGAGACGATTATGGGGCTGCGGCATCGCGAGCTTCCCATCGAGGGCGTACAGTTTCACCCCGAGAGCGTGCTGACCTCGCATGGCAAAGAGATCATCGCAAATTTTCTGAAGATGTGA
- a CDS encoding adenine phosphoribosyltransferase, which translates to MLKPTQINCEPLKALVRTVPDFPKPGILFYDITTLLKDKTGFAQLIDAFAAYYIGREVDLVLGIEARGFIFGPALAYRLNAGFVPVRKPKKLPAKTARVSYDLEYGTDSLEIHLDAIQPGQRVVIVDDLLATGGTMQATVQLVRQMGGEIVGLGFAVELDFLKGREKFPEYDVFSLLHYSE; encoded by the coding sequence ATGCTGAAACCAACTCAGATTAATTGTGAGCCGCTGAAGGCTCTTGTACGAACGGTGCCGGACTTCCCCAAGCCGGGAATCCTGTTCTATGACATCACCACGCTACTGAAGGACAAGACTGGGTTCGCGCAGCTGATCGATGCGTTCGCCGCCTACTACATTGGCCGCGAGGTCGATCTGGTGCTTGGCATCGAGGCCAGAGGCTTTATCTTTGGGCCGGCGCTGGCCTATCGTTTGAACGCAGGCTTCGTCCCCGTGCGGAAACCGAAGAAACTGCCCGCAAAAACAGCCCGCGTGAGCTATGACCTGGAGTACGGCACCGACTCGCTGGAGATTCATCTGGATGCCATCCAGCCTGGCCAGCGCGTTGTCATCGTAGACGACTTGCTGGCGACTGGCGGAACGATGCAGGCGACCGTGCAGCTGGTGCGTCAGATGGGCGGCGAGATTGTGGGTTTGGGATTTGCTGTCGAGCTGGATTTCCTAAAGGGCCGCGAGAAATTCCCGGAGTACGACGTCTTCAGCCTGCTGCACTACAGCGAGTAG
- a CDS encoding glycosyltransferase family 2 protein, producing the protein MEYTNSWGSQGSAPLVLIVLLNWNSADETIAAVASVRGMDYPNFRILIVDNASADDSVLRLKQLAADGVELLESPINTGYTGGCNLGMKRALEMDAKYIWLLNNDAIVPPHTLSSLVALAETDSSIGLVTPRIAALDEDRLTFAGGVISTKKGLYNETHDPSEASEWNTKYPDAGLVIGTAMLVRTDLVQKIGMLDTAFFAYFEDIDYSARSANAGFRNVVDSASTVRHLEKNRNTRPLEIKPHYWYYMARNESRFWRKHRGLLGSMRLAWYSFHGFLRHWNRLGAKSESQDAILAGLWDGWWDRGGPYHPGVGMPSLPAAIVRSYSRRRVLQPPGARG; encoded by the coding sequence ATGGAATACACCAATTCATGGGGATCGCAGGGAAGTGCTCCCCTGGTCCTGATCGTTCTGCTGAACTGGAACAGCGCGGATGAGACCATCGCCGCGGTCGCCTCTGTGCGCGGCATGGATTATCCGAACTTCCGGATCCTCATTGTTGATAATGCCTCTGCGGATGACTCCGTGCTTCGCCTGAAGCAGTTGGCTGCAGACGGTGTAGAACTTTTGGAATCTCCCATTAATACGGGTTATACCGGCGGCTGCAACCTGGGGATGAAGCGCGCTCTGGAAATGGACGCGAAGTACATCTGGCTTCTGAATAACGATGCCATCGTTCCGCCGCATACACTCTCCTCTCTCGTCGCCCTGGCGGAGACGGACTCTTCCATCGGTTTGGTCACTCCACGGATCGCAGCGCTCGATGAAGACCGGCTGACCTTCGCCGGAGGAGTGATTTCTACGAAGAAAGGGCTCTATAACGAGACGCACGATCCATCGGAGGCTTCTGAATGGAACACGAAGTATCCCGATGCGGGCCTCGTAATCGGCACCGCGATGTTGGTCCGCACCGACCTGGTGCAGAAGATCGGGATGCTGGACACGGCCTTCTTCGCTTACTTCGAAGACATCGACTATTCAGCACGCAGCGCGAATGCGGGGTTCAGGAACGTCGTCGATTCTGCCTCAACCGTGCGGCACCTGGAAAAGAACCGCAATACCAGGCCGCTCGAGATCAAGCCGCACTACTGGTACTACATGGCCCGAAACGAGAGCCGTTTCTGGAGGAAACACCGCGGCCTGCTCGGCAGTATGCGATTGGCCTGGTATAGCTTTCATGGGTTTTTGCGTCACTGGAATCGTCTGGGCGCAAAGTCCGAGAGCCAGGACGCGATTCTGGCCGGTCTGTGGGACGGGTGGTGGGATCGCGGAGGCCCCTATCACCCTGGGGTCGGGATGCCGTCACTTCCCGCAGCTATTGTCCGTTCCTATAGCCGTCGCAGGGTTTTGCAGCCTCCCGGGGCGCGAGGATGA
- a CDS encoding lactonase family protein, with protein sequence MITRRRFFLLLPAYTASAQSLFRKKQLAPPPPTRVFVGTDTAKGVSKGIYHCTFNSVTGQLTVPVLVARTLRPSYLALSPLRTGRRSLYAVNAVPDPSATVTTFDLDPRTGVLTEKSKVTSAGAGPAYISVDSTGHAAFVANYFGGTIASYKIQPDGTLSQPVDTFDYKEARFGHHGPVPGRQDTTHPHSVMVSPDDRFLLVNDLGNDALSVFHIDRMTAKLTPAEPLLTTLRPGSGPRHIAFHPNGRWIYLVNELDSTLDHLLWTTTHSSAHPQGLLVNTNTTVKTIAPDFPVAKNTASEVMISPDGNFLYASNRGEDTLVVFSIADDGSLKEIQRISCGGKTPRHFTFDPTFRWILCGNQDSASITIFRRDEGTGKLMGPLQSAPVDSPLFLLFA encoded by the coding sequence ATGATTACTCGTCGCCGGTTTTTCCTGCTTCTTCCGGCCTATACGGCATCGGCGCAATCGCTTTTCCGCAAGAAGCAGCTTGCTCCCCCTCCTCCTACTCGTGTCTTCGTGGGAACCGATACGGCGAAGGGCGTCAGCAAAGGTATCTATCACTGCACATTTAACAGCGTGACAGGGCAGCTTACAGTTCCTGTCCTCGTAGCCCGGACCCTGCGGCCGTCCTATCTCGCGCTTTCGCCATTGCGGACCGGACGCCGGTCACTCTACGCGGTCAATGCTGTTCCGGATCCCTCTGCCACGGTTACAACCTTCGATCTCGATCCCAGAACCGGGGTACTGACAGAAAAGAGCAAGGTGACCTCTGCAGGTGCGGGCCCAGCCTACATCTCCGTGGACTCTACCGGTCACGCCGCCTTTGTCGCCAACTACTTTGGCGGCACCATTGCTTCATACAAGATCCAGCCTGATGGAACCCTCTCGCAGCCGGTCGACACCTTCGATTACAAAGAAGCTCGTTTTGGGCATCATGGCCCAGTACCCGGACGCCAGGACACCACGCATCCTCACTCCGTCATGGTCTCGCCCGATGATCGCTTTCTTCTGGTCAATGATCTCGGCAATGATGCCCTCTCGGTCTTCCATATCGACCGCATGACAGCGAAGCTCACACCTGCGGAGCCTCTTCTGACAACGCTTCGGCCGGGCTCCGGGCCGCGCCACATCGCCTTCCATCCCAATGGTCGCTGGATCTACCTGGTCAACGAACTCGACTCTACGCTCGATCATCTGCTGTGGACCACAACTCATTCGAGTGCGCATCCCCAGGGGCTTCTGGTCAACACCAACACGACCGTTAAGACCATCGCTCCCGATTTCCCGGTGGCGAAGAATACGGCCTCCGAGGTGATGATCTCCCCCGATGGCAACTTCCTCTACGCCTCGAACCGTGGAGAAGATACCCTGGTCGTCTTTTCCATTGCGGATGATGGTTCGCTCAAGGAGATTCAGCGCATCTCGTGTGGAGGCAAAACGCCACGTCATTTCACCTTCGACCCCACCTTTCGCTGGATTCTCTGCGGCAATCAGGACTCTGCCTCAATCACCATCTTTCGGCGCGACGAAGGCACCGGCAAGCTGATGGGGCCGCTCCAGAGCGCTCCGGTCGACTCTCCGTTGTTCCTTCTTTTTGCCTGA
- the efp gene encoding elongation factor P, whose translation MSIPATQMRPGMIIKFKDDLHLVFSVEHRTPGNLRAFIQAKLRNIRTGAMFVERFRSPDPIDRVVVDEVKMEFLYNDGDDYYFMDMETFEQTHLKRETLGDAVDYLLPNLTIAVSFHDGKAVGIELPQVVEMTVVETEPGIKSATASSVTKPAKLETGLVVQVPPFINEGEKIRVDTAEGAYMSRA comes from the coding sequence ATGTCGATTCCCGCAACGCAGATGCGCCCGGGCATGATTATCAAGTTCAAAGACGATCTCCACCTCGTGTTTTCGGTGGAGCACCGAACGCCGGGCAATCTCCGCGCCTTTATTCAGGCGAAGCTGCGTAACATCCGTACAGGCGCCATGTTTGTGGAGCGCTTCCGCTCGCCCGACCCGATTGACCGTGTGGTTGTAGATGAAGTGAAGATGGAGTTTCTGTACAACGACGGGGACGACTACTACTTCATGGACATGGAGACCTTCGAGCAGACGCACCTGAAGCGCGAGACACTGGGCGATGCCGTCGATTACCTGCTGCCGAACCTGACCATCGCGGTCAGCTTCCACGATGGCAAGGCCGTCGGTATCGAACTGCCGCAAGTGGTCGAAATGACCGTCGTCGAGACGGAGCCGGGCATCAAGTCGGCTACTGCATCTTCAGTGACGAAGCCTGCGAAGCTTGAGACCGGCCTTGTCGTTCAGGTCCCCCCGTTCATCAACGAAGGCGAGAAGATTCGCGTGGATACGGCCGAAGGCGCTTACATGAGCCGCGCATAA
- a CDS encoding nuclease yields MATVCLLLSGGAYGIAQQIGSVGVQDATVSGALEVSNGRARLLGASTVTARDHTAEVTLQRGGTIRVCSTSGLHLAAGKGAGDVPLMMSLDRGAIEIATHATASDVVMTPDLRFSMKAAGPLDLSLRVARNGDTCVENRGAGAPALAVTDQFGESSYEVKAGQHVLFEHGSLKEVVDNEREPCGCPAAPVVSVADAGVTGATPAAPGSTVAAKTAAEQHPFPAAVSAGLAPTSGPPQAPAGTVHAQISTTMSYGGEAGSANTGDGGSSGGSTTVPVASGTSAPASNVATTPTTTPEDASASTATAKAQAPPPAPAPPPSDVFHSIGRFFKRLFGGH; encoded by the coding sequence GTGGCGACAGTTTGCTTGCTACTCTCTGGTGGCGCCTACGGAATTGCACAGCAGATCGGCTCAGTTGGGGTACAGGATGCGACGGTCTCAGGCGCGCTGGAGGTTTCCAATGGCCGCGCCAGACTGTTAGGAGCCTCGACGGTTACAGCGCGAGATCACACAGCCGAGGTGACGCTTCAGCGCGGCGGCACGATACGGGTATGTTCGACCAGCGGACTACATCTGGCAGCGGGCAAGGGAGCTGGAGATGTTCCCCTGATGATGTCTCTGGACCGCGGTGCGATTGAGATCGCAACCCATGCCACAGCGAGCGATGTAGTTATGACTCCAGACCTGCGATTCTCGATGAAGGCAGCAGGGCCGCTGGACCTGAGTCTACGAGTGGCGCGTAATGGCGATACCTGCGTGGAGAATCGCGGCGCGGGAGCCCCGGCCCTTGCTGTTACTGACCAGTTTGGCGAGTCAAGTTACGAGGTCAAGGCGGGGCAGCACGTACTGTTTGAGCATGGGAGCCTGAAAGAGGTCGTCGACAATGAGCGCGAACCCTGCGGATGTCCGGCTGCGCCGGTGGTCTCCGTCGCCGATGCCGGCGTGACAGGGGCGACTCCAGCCGCACCCGGAAGTACCGTAGCCGCAAAGACAGCTGCCGAACAACACCCCTTCCCCGCAGCAGTCAGCGCAGGGTTGGCTCCGACGAGCGGCCCGCCACAGGCTCCAGCAGGCACAGTCCATGCGCAGATCTCGACCACGATGAGCTACGGCGGCGAAGCCGGCAGCGCGAACACAGGTGATGGCGGTTCAAGCGGAGGCTCGACAACGGTGCCTGTAGCTTCGGGAACTTCTGCCCCGGCGTCGAATGTTGCTACGACTCCAACCACAACACCTGAGGATGCTTCTGCTTCGACCGCGACTGCAAAGGCTCAGGCCCCGCCACCAGCCCCTGCGCCGCCTCCGAGCGATGTGTTTCATTCCATTGGACGGTTCTTCAAGAGGTTGTTCGGAGGCCATTGA
- a CDS encoding TIM barrel protein, which produces MANRRTFLKSGLAATVLTATSSLAEQTNTPQQPSPIQRKGRIQQSVSRWCYKELTLDQLCTYGAQIGLKGIDLLDIKDWDVPCRYGLLCTMGYAGGGTIPDALNRTENHAAIEEAFRKNIPLAAKAGVPNVITFSGNRRGMSDEEGARNTIAGLNRLKKIAEDNGVTICLELLNSKRNHKDYMADHTAWGAHVMREVNSPRVKLLYDIYHMQIMEGDLIATIRENIDVLGHFHTGGVPGRNEIDDTQEIYYPALMKALVDLKFSGYVAHEFVPKRDPLTSLRQAVDLCDV; this is translated from the coding sequence ATGGCAAATCGACGCACTTTCCTCAAATCAGGCTTGGCAGCAACAGTTTTGACTGCAACATCGTCCCTTGCTGAGCAGACGAACACCCCCCAGCAACCCTCGCCCATACAACGCAAAGGACGTATCCAGCAATCTGTCTCCCGCTGGTGCTACAAAGAGCTTACCCTCGATCAGCTCTGCACCTATGGCGCTCAGATAGGGTTGAAAGGCATCGACCTGCTGGATATCAAAGACTGGGACGTGCCGTGTCGTTACGGTCTGCTCTGCACGATGGGCTACGCTGGCGGAGGAACGATTCCAGATGCTCTCAACCGCACGGAGAACCATGCGGCGATTGAAGAAGCCTTCCGTAAAAACATCCCCCTCGCAGCCAAGGCCGGTGTCCCAAACGTCATCACGTTCTCCGGGAACCGACGCGGCATGTCAGATGAAGAGGGAGCCCGCAACACCATCGCGGGACTGAACCGGTTGAAGAAGATCGCCGAAGATAACGGCGTGACCATCTGCCTTGAGTTGCTCAACAGCAAACGCAATCACAAGGACTATATGGCAGACCACACGGCCTGGGGCGCGCATGTCATGCGAGAAGTCAATTCGCCGCGAGTGAAACTGCTCTACGACATCTACCACATGCAGATCATGGAAGGTGACCTGATCGCCACCATCCGCGAGAACATCGATGTTCTTGGTCATTTCCACACGGGAGGTGTTCCCGGCCGGAATGAAATCGACGATACACAGGAGATCTACTACCCGGCACTGATGAAAGCTCTTGTCGATCTCAAATTCTCCGGCTATGTCGCTCACGAGTTTGTTCCGAAGCGCGACCCTCTGACCTCGTTGAGGCAGGCAGTTGATCTTTGCGATGTATAG
- a CDS encoding acylphosphatase: MVRYFLVKGRVQGVGFRWFVHREAAELGLRGWVRNTDEGHVEVVASGDPEVLDELKSAIKKGSRGSRVDAVIEQELDESEDEKLGPFVIEGAW, from the coding sequence ATGGTTCGCTATTTTCTCGTCAAAGGCCGGGTGCAGGGCGTAGGTTTCCGCTGGTTCGTCCATCGCGAGGCCGCAGAACTCGGCTTGCGGGGTTGGGTTCGGAATACGGACGAGGGCCATGTAGAAGTTGTAGCCTCGGGCGATCCGGAGGTTCTGGACGAGTTAAAGAGCGCCATTAAGAAGGGATCGCGTGGCAGCCGTGTAGATGCCGTGATCGAGCAGGAGCTGGACGAGAGTGAAGATGAAAAGCTCGGTCCATTTGTGATTGAAGGAGCCTGGTAA